A genomic stretch from Chitinophaga lutea includes:
- a CDS encoding glycoside hydrolase family 20 protein — translation MTIKNLFHLAILAGATGLAACGDAGPAETAPKAPVNIIPMPARLTEQADSFRLDKQTVLVAVAEADKQAAALFNEYFKSLSGYELKMQDSGARNAIIFKSMPASEKGLPETYHLKVSADQVTVSGDDAAGTFYGMQTLIQLLPVQKAQAFWLPGVDIFDQPRFAYRGLHLDVGRHMFPVEFIKKYIDLMAMHKLNTFHWHLTEDQGWRIEIKKYPKLQEVASRRKESMVGHYNDQQFDGKPYGGFYTQEQIREVVKYAESRHVTVLPEIEMPGHSLAALAAYPELGCTGGPYEVGTKWGVLDDVYCAGNDSVYMFLQDVLDEVMMLFPGKYIHIGGDESPKVRWEKCPKCQQRIKELGLKDEHALQSYFIQRMEKYLNSKGRQIIGWDEILEGGLAPNATVMSWRGTEGGIAAAKQHHDVIMTPGNYVYFDHYQSQGKNEPVAIGGFTPVSEVYAYEPVPQELSKEESQYIKGAQANVWTEYIKNSEHVEYMVYPRAIALAEVLWSPAEKKNYDNFLDRLKTHLPRLEMKGVNYAKHVFEVRGQVESDQKGGVQVKLDSKLDGGVITYTTDSTAPTAQSTRYSGPVAVQQTGAIRAAVFQGDKQYGNEFQQAFTLHKAVGKNVTLAKPPHQSYNPGSAFALVNGIAGVKEFNDNQWSGFNGSNFEAVVDLGIDSVEITEIAIGTLGNPDQWIYLPKEVDFLLSADGKNFKSADKLKEIDVKQKGIRKLSVRPEKAKARYVKIIARNAGTIPKGAAGEGNPAWLFVDEIYVK, via the coding sequence ATGACGATAAAAAACCTATTCCACCTGGCCATCCTGGCCGGCGCAACGGGCCTCGCCGCCTGCGGAGACGCCGGGCCGGCCGAAACCGCGCCCAAAGCGCCCGTGAATATCATTCCCATGCCCGCGCGGCTCACCGAACAGGCGGATTCATTCCGGCTCGACAAACAGACCGTGCTGGTAGCCGTGGCGGAGGCCGACAAACAGGCCGCCGCCCTGTTCAACGAATACTTCAAAAGCCTCAGCGGCTACGAACTGAAGATGCAGGACAGCGGCGCCCGCAACGCCATCATCTTCAAAAGCATGCCGGCCAGCGAAAAAGGGCTGCCGGAAACGTACCACCTGAAAGTGAGCGCAGACCAGGTGACCGTGAGCGGCGACGATGCCGCCGGCACTTTCTACGGCATGCAAACACTGATCCAGCTGTTGCCCGTACAGAAGGCCCAGGCGTTCTGGCTCCCCGGCGTCGACATTTTCGATCAGCCCCGCTTCGCCTACCGCGGGCTGCACCTGGATGTGGGCCGCCACATGTTCCCGGTGGAGTTCATCAAAAAATACATCGACCTGATGGCCATGCACAAGCTCAATACTTTCCACTGGCACCTCACGGAAGACCAGGGCTGGCGCATCGAGATCAAAAAATACCCGAAGCTGCAGGAAGTGGCCTCGCGCCGTAAAGAAAGCATGGTGGGCCATTACAACGATCAGCAATTCGACGGCAAACCCTACGGTGGTTTTTATACGCAGGAACAGATCAGGGAAGTGGTGAAATACGCCGAAAGCCGCCATGTGACCGTGCTGCCGGAAATCGAGATGCCCGGCCACTCTTTGGCTGCGCTCGCTGCATATCCCGAACTGGGCTGCACCGGCGGGCCGTATGAAGTAGGCACCAAATGGGGCGTGCTGGACGACGTGTATTGCGCCGGCAACGACAGTGTGTATATGTTCCTGCAGGATGTGCTCGACGAAGTGATGATGCTCTTCCCCGGCAAATACATCCACATCGGCGGCGACGAAAGCCCGAAAGTGCGCTGGGAGAAATGCCCCAAATGCCAGCAACGCATCAAGGAACTCGGACTGAAAGACGAACATGCGCTGCAGAGTTATTTTATCCAGCGCATGGAAAAATACCTGAACAGCAAAGGCCGCCAGATCATCGGCTGGGACGAGATACTGGAAGGCGGCCTGGCGCCGAACGCCACCGTGATGAGCTGGCGCGGCACCGAAGGCGGTATTGCGGCGGCCAAACAACATCACGACGTGATCATGACGCCCGGCAACTACGTGTATTTCGATCACTACCAGTCGCAGGGCAAAAACGAGCCGGTGGCCATCGGCGGCTTTACGCCGGTGAGCGAGGTGTATGCCTACGAACCCGTGCCGCAGGAACTGAGCAAGGAAGAAAGCCAGTACATCAAAGGCGCGCAGGCCAACGTATGGACGGAGTACATCAAAAACTCCGAGCACGTGGAATACATGGTCTATCCCCGCGCCATTGCGCTGGCGGAAGTGCTGTGGTCGCCCGCGGAAAAGAAAAATTACGACAACTTCCTCGACCGCCTGAAAACCCATCTTCCCCGCCTTGAAATGAAAGGCGTGAATTACGCCAAACATGTGTTTGAAGTGCGAGGGCAGGTGGAAAGCGATCAGAAAGGCGGCGTGCAGGTGAAACTCGACAGCAAGCTCGACGGCGGCGTGATCACTTACACCACCGACAGTACGGCGCCCACCGCACAATCCACCCGCTACTCCGGGCCGGTGGCGGTACAGCAAACCGGCGCCATCCGCGCGGCGGTGTTCCAGGGCGACAAACAGTACGGCAACGAATTCCAGCAGGCATTTACGCTGCACAAAGCAGTGGGCAAAAACGTGACCCTGGCCAAACCACCGCACCAGAGCTACAATCCCGGCAGCGCGTTTGCCCTCGTGAACGGCATTGCCGGTGTGAAGGAATTCAACGACAACCAATGGTCCGGTTTCAACGGCAGCAATTTCGAAGCGGTGGTAGACCTGGGCATCGATTCCGTGGAGATCACGGAAATTGCCATCGGCACGCTCGGCAACCCCGACCAGTGGATTTACCTGCCGAAAGAAGTGGACTTTTTATTGTCGGCTGACGGGAAAAACTTCAAAAGCGCCGACAAGCTGAAAGAAATAGACGTGAAACAGAAAGGCATCCGGAAACTCTCGGTTCGCCCGGAGAAAGCAAAAGCGCGGTATGTGAAAATCATCGCGAGAAATGCCGGTACGATCCCCAAAGGGGCCGCGGGAGAAGGCAACCCGGCCTGGCTGTTCGTGGATGAGATCTATGTGAAGTAA